The following coding sequences lie in one Desulfotignum phosphitoxidans DSM 13687 genomic window:
- a CDS encoding DUF1850 domain-containing protein, with product MKIMTRPKIAAAVCLFGLVLILIAGALMMIPAGVALHVTPADADTPILVLPLAPGERFCLHYYHSVENTPIWEDHSMDRSGTIFIEEERYEKFGAGMGKMPGIGQMVQKGKYEAIVDMHYPVNTFVLRVGSPKVAHTLIWRGQQFNLSNQFAHQRVWFSGRPVKLYQAVSYLFSSGRAGSWPEST from the coding sequence ATGAAAATCATGACCAGGCCGAAAATTGCTGCCGCCGTCTGTCTGTTCGGCCTGGTTCTTATTTTGATTGCAGGGGCTCTGATGATGATTCCGGCGGGCGTGGCCCTGCATGTTACCCCGGCAGATGCAGATACCCCCATCCTGGTGCTGCCCCTGGCGCCCGGGGAACGGTTTTGTCTGCATTATTACCATTCCGTTGAAAATACCCCCATCTGGGAAGACCACAGCATGGACCGGTCCGGCACGATTTTCATTGAAGAAGAACGGTATGAAAAATTCGGGGCCGGCATGGGAAAAATGCCCGGGATAGGCCAAATGGTGCAGAAAGGAAAATATGAAGCCATTGTGGACATGCATTATCCTGTAAACACGTTTGTGTTGCGGGTGGGCAGTCCGAAGGTGGCCCATACCCTGATCTGGCGCGGGCAACAGTTCAATCTGTCCAATCAGTTTGCCCATCAGCGGGTGTGGTTTTCCGGCCGGCCCGTGAAACTGTACCAGGCCGTTTCATATCTTTTCAGCTCCGGACGGGCCGGGTCATGGCCTGAATCCACATAA
- a CDS encoding TAXI family TRAP transporter solute-binding subunit yields the protein MKKIPMLFVILSITLMFAGTVVAKTTFLGIGTGGTGGIYYPYGGGVAEIWSKHVDGVKAVAEVTGASVENIKLAHKGETVIGLVMGDVAMAAYNGTDAFKDKKQNVLSLATMYPNLLQVVALKKSGITNIEQVKGRNISTGSPGSGTNFMAEAVLKALDIPLDSYKDSRLSFTESANALRDGTIDVGIWCVGPGTSSILDLATTHEITILPFTPEQTQKILAAEATYAGVDLSGGVYRGVDENVPTIGVWNVIICQASLDTNLVYDLSKALFENNDYLKKIHPTAAYTVPENTVNYSPIPLHPGTIKFLEEKGFSIPEKLTP from the coding sequence ATGAAGAAAATACCGATGTTATTTGTCATTTTATCCATCACCCTGATGTTTGCCGGAACGGTTGTGGCCAAAACCACGTTTCTGGGAATCGGCACCGGCGGCACCGGCGGCATTTATTACCCTTATGGGGGCGGCGTGGCTGAAATCTGGTCCAAACATGTAGACGGGGTCAAAGCGGTGGCGGAAGTCACGGGCGCCAGTGTTGAAAACATCAAACTGGCCCACAAAGGAGAGACCGTTATCGGTCTGGTCATGGGGGATGTGGCCATGGCCGCTTATAACGGCACGGATGCGTTCAAAGACAAGAAACAGAACGTGCTCTCTCTGGCTACCATGTATCCCAACCTGCTCCAGGTGGTGGCATTGAAAAAAAGCGGGATCACCAACATCGAACAGGTCAAGGGCAGAAACATCAGCACGGGCAGCCCGGGCAGCGGCACCAATTTCATGGCTGAAGCCGTGCTCAAAGCTTTGGATATCCCCCTGGACTCCTACAAAGACAGCCGGCTGTCGTTCACCGAAAGCGCCAATGCCCTCAGAGACGGCACCATTGATGTGGGGATCTGGTGTGTGGGACCGGGCACCAGCTCCATTCTGGATCTGGCCACCACCCATGAGATCACCATTCTGCCGTTTACACCGGAACAGACCCAAAAAATCCTGGCGGCCGAGGCCACTTATGCCGGGGTGGATCTTTCCGGCGGTGTCTACCGGGGCGTGGATGAAAATGTACCCACCATCGGGGTGTGGAATGTGATTATCTGCCAGGCATCCCTGGACACGAATCTCGTATATGATTTGAGCAAAGCGCTGTTTGAAAACAATGACTATCTGAAAAAAATTCATCCCACGGCCGCGTATACCGTTCCTGAAAACACGGTCAATTATTCTCCCATCCCGCTGCATCCGGGCACCATCAAATTTCTGGAGGAAAAAGGGTTTTCCATTCCTGAAAAACTGACACCCTGA
- a CDS encoding SDR family oxidoreductase translates to MHEKTTRPVLVTGATGYVAGRLIPLLLSSGYRVRAMGRSIEKMAARPWGTVPGIELVTGDIMDTASLDNAVAGCGTIYYLVHSMISRKAGYRDADKTGAANMVKAAANQGADHIIYLGGLGDIHHQNISPHLISRNEVGKILQTGPVPATVLRAAMILGSGSASFEILRYLAERLPVMITPKWVSMPTQPIAITNVLEYLKGCLEHPETRGKTFDIGGPDIVSYRDLFAIFAKQAGLPKPMMIPVPVLTPRLSSLWIHLVTPVPAAIARPLAEGLSLPTVCTEHRIRDIIPQDLLTCGQAIERALDRVRQEQVDTCWADAGDLIYPEWAHCGDSGYSGGTILKCGYRAMVQGSASDLWPAVEQVGGETGYYAADLLWKLRGVMDVFSGGVGLQRGRRSRHNLRVGDALDFWRVLEMNAPHRLLLVAEMKLPGQALLEIKITPAGENRCELILLSRFLPKGIWGMAYWYALYPFHQYVFSRMLTGMAKAAGKSLLTPPRRFTPKITNACSLPGE, encoded by the coding sequence ATGCATGAAAAAACAACCAGACCCGTCCTGGTGACCGGTGCCACCGGATATGTGGCCGGCCGTCTGATCCCGCTGCTTTTATCTTCCGGATACCGGGTCCGGGCCATGGGGCGGTCCATTGAAAAAATGGCGGCCCGGCCCTGGGGCACAGTTCCCGGCATCGAACTGGTGACCGGCGACATCATGGACACCGCTTCTCTGGACAACGCCGTTGCCGGGTGCGGCACCATCTATTATCTGGTCCACTCCATGATCTCCAGAAAAGCAGGCTACCGGGATGCGGATAAAACCGGGGCCGCCAACATGGTGAAAGCCGCCGCAAACCAGGGGGCGGATCACATCATCTATCTGGGCGGCTTAGGGGATATCCATCATCAAAATATCAGCCCACACCTGATATCCAGAAACGAGGTGGGCAAAATACTTCAAACCGGCCCGGTACCCGCCACAGTGCTCAGAGCCGCCATGATCTTAGGTTCCGGCAGTGCCAGTTTCGAGATTCTGCGGTACCTGGCTGAACGACTGCCTGTGATGATCACCCCGAAATGGGTGAGCATGCCCACCCAGCCCATTGCCATCACCAATGTGCTGGAATATCTGAAAGGATGTCTGGAACATCCGGAAACCCGGGGCAAAACCTTTGACATCGGGGGCCCGGACATTGTTTCCTACCGGGATCTGTTCGCCATTTTCGCCAAACAGGCCGGCCTGCCGAAGCCCATGATGATCCCGGTGCCCGTGCTCACCCCCCGGCTGTCTTCCTTATGGATTCATCTGGTGACCCCGGTGCCGGCCGCCATTGCCAGACCCCTGGCTGAAGGGCTGAGCCTGCCCACGGTGTGCACGGAACACCGCATCAGAGACATTATCCCCCAGGATCTGCTCACCTGCGGCCAGGCTATTGAACGGGCCCTGGACCGGGTCCGCCAGGAACAGGTGGACACCTGCTGGGCCGATGCCGGAGACCTGATCTATCCGGAATGGGCCCATTGCGGGGATTCCGGTTATTCCGGGGGCACGATTCTTAAATGCGGGTACCGGGCCATGGTTCAAGGCAGCGCATCAGACCTGTGGCCGGCCGTGGAACAGGTGGGCGGTGAGACCGGATATTATGCGGCTGATCTGCTGTGGAAACTCAGGGGCGTGATGGATGTGTTCTCCGGCGGTGTGGGTCTCCAGCGGGGCCGGCGGTCCCGGCACAATCTGCGGGTGGGGGACGCCCTGGATTTCTGGCGGGTCCTGGAAATGAACGCGCCGCACCGGTTGCTGCTGGTGGCGGAGATGAAACTGCCGGGCCAGGCGTTGCTGGAAATCAAAATCACCCCGGCCGGGGAAAACCGGTGCGAATTGATCCTGCTGTCCCGGTTTCTGCCCAAAGGCATATGGGGCATGGCGTACTGGTATGCCCTGTACCCGTTTCACCAGTATGTGTTTTCCCGGATGCTGACCGGCATGGCAAAGGCGGCCGGAAAATCGTTGTTGACCCCGCCCCGGCGGTTCACTCCCAAAATCACCAACGCCTGTTCTCTGCCCGGAGAATAG